One window of Deltaproteobacteria bacterium genomic DNA carries:
- a CDS encoding ABC transporter substrate-binding protein, which yields MSPSRIFTIIVSLLLLNAAPSAAQSLRIAIGAVSVAHVPGLMAVEGGYFARQNLQPELIMIRGGPQTVAALLGGDVAFAQVFSVPIVSAKLGGGDAVIIAGLVNEPLFSLMTVPSIEKPQDLRGKKFGITTFGSASDIALRLALTKWGLKAETDAVILQVRGIPEILTAMQTGAVHAGMVSPPTNINAIKAGFRELAFLPKLGISFQHTTLSTTRRYLAKNRETAVKTLKAYGAAMRRIKADKPFTLKVFSKYFRTNDQEILDQTYSAAISVFREIPHPTLPGIQSTLDFLALTDPKAKLARPAEFVDSSLLNEIEKSGL from the coding sequence GTGTCACCATCGCGAATCTTTACCATCATCGTTAGCCTCCTGCTCCTCAACGCCGCACCGAGCGCCGCGCAATCTCTGCGCATCGCCATCGGCGCCGTCAGCGTCGCCCATGTGCCTGGACTGATGGCCGTCGAGGGCGGTTATTTCGCGCGGCAAAATTTGCAACCGGAGCTGATCATGATCCGCGGCGGACCGCAGACGGTGGCGGCGTTGCTCGGCGGCGACGTGGCCTTCGCCCAAGTTTTTTCCGTGCCCATCGTCAGTGCCAAACTCGGCGGCGGCGATGCCGTGATCATCGCCGGACTGGTCAACGAGCCGCTCTTTTCGCTGATGACCGTACCATCCATCGAAAAGCCGCAGGATCTGCGCGGCAAAAAATTTGGCATCACCACCTTTGGCTCCGCGTCGGATATCGCTCTGCGCTTGGCCTTGACTAAGTGGGGCCTCAAAGCCGAAACCGATGCGGTGATTCTCCAAGTCCGCGGCATCCCGGAAATCTTGACCGCCATGCAAACCGGCGCGGTGCACGCCGGCATGGTTTCACCGCCCACCAATATCAACGCCATCAAAGCGGGATTTCGCGAACTCGCGTTCTTGCCCAAGCTAGGCATTTCGTTCCAGCATACGACGCTATCGACGACGCGACGCTACTTGGCTAAAAATCGTGAGACCGCGGTCAAGACCCTGAAAGCCTACGGCGCGGCGATGCGGCGCATCAAAGCCGACAAACCCTTTACGCTAAAAGTTTTCAGCAAGTACTTTCGCACCAACGATCAGGAAATACTCGATCAAACCTACAGCGCCGCCATTTCGGTGTTCCGCGAAATTCCCCATCCGACCTTGCCCGGCATTCAATCGACTCTCGATTTTCTCGCCCTCACCGATCCCAAAGCGAAACTGGCGAGACCCGCGGAGTTTGTCGACTCTTCGCTACTCAATGAGATTGAAAAAAGCGGGCTGTGA